One Prunus dulcis chromosome 8, ALMONDv2, whole genome shotgun sequence DNA window includes the following coding sequences:
- the LOC117637565 gene encoding uncharacterized protein LOC117637565 isoform X5, with protein sequence MSLIGRVHPDCVNVSNPYHECTENCLRKIQEGKGRKTKKKSGSILDVPILGRKKERSRPKPPQELYNVPGQGLVYHSDAPSSKEKVNLENVLIAGSILDGPIFSRRKQGSQPKTSEELEDVPVEVLIADSVLDDPIFGRRKHESKPKHPKEIENVPDEGVLYPSDLPSSPSKDKVKLQNGEHKSYSPPISEVKDPSFNKEQVQSSLLVPPSGIITVPEYPKDPPENGATDVTSELPGHGEDNENLHHSVPNLTVNNAGEGAAGSASDSRSFSFSGTLQPFEESDEEETRSVNSDSSVSVGKYRVKGSFSSILQSIVDKYGDIAASCQLESIVIRSYYLECVCYVVQELKKTSIKQLTKPKVKEMLSMLKDVESSGMDVGWLRLIINKCAEATELVSQHRAFEAAKANCDRDIESTKKELESQMEVLAQKEKEVAETRAHLRELELKSSALSETVSNMKSKVDNLQTKPLLDKVL encoded by the exons ATGTCTTTGATAGGAAGAGTACACCCTGACTGCGTAAATGTATCCAATCCATACCATGAATGCACTGAAAATTGCTTGAGAAAGATTCAGGAAGGGAAAGGCCGGAAGACTAAAAAGAAATCAG GTTCCATACTCGATGTTCCTATATTGGGCAGAAAAAAGGAGAGATCCCGACCAAAGCCCCCTCAAGAGCTTTACAATGTCCCTGGGCAAGGACTAGTTTATCATTCAGATGCTCCGTCATCTAAGGAAAAGGTGAATTTAGAGAATG TTTTGATTGCAGGCTCCATCCTTGATGGTCCTATTTTTAGCAGAAGAAAGCAGGGATCCCAACCAAAGACTTCGGAAGAGCTTGAAGATGTCCCAGTTGAAG TTTTAATTGCAGACTCCGTGCTTGATGATCCTATATTCGGCAGACGAAAGCATGAATCCAAACCAAAGCACCCTAAAGAGATTGAAAATGTACCAGATGAAGGTGTACTTTATCCTTCTGATTTACCCTCGTCTCCATCTAAGGATAAGGTGAAATTACAGAATGGTGAGCATAAATCTTATTCTCCACCGATTTCTGAAGTAAAAGATCCTTCTTTCAACAAGGAACAAGTGCAGTCCTCTCTGTTAGTGCCTCCATCTGGAATTATCACAGTG CCTGAATATCCCAAAGATCCTCCAGAGAATGGTGCTACTGATGTCACTAGTGAATTACCTGGTCATGGGGAAGACAATGAAAATCTTCATCATTCTGTTCCAAATCTTACTGTCAACAATGCTGGAGAGGGCGCTGCTGGTTCAGCTTCAGATTCTAGAAGCTTTAGTTTCTCAGGTACTCTCCAACCTTTTGAAGAGAGTGATGAAGAAGAGACACGATCTGTTAACTCTGATTCCAGTGTGTCTGTGGGAAAATACCGCGTGAAAGGAAGTTTCTCTTCAATTCTCCAGTCGATTGTTGACAAATACGGTGATATAGCAGCAAGCTGTCAATTGGAATCAATTGTCATCCGCTCTTACTATCTCGAGTGCGTATGTTATGTGGTTCAAGAGTTGAAGAAAACTTCAATCAAGCAGCTGACAAAGCCTAAAGTCAAAGAAATGTTATCTATGCTTAAGGATGTAGAATCCTCAGGAATGGATGTTGGTTGGCTTCGTCTTATCATCAACAAATGTGCAGAAGCCACTGAACTTGTCAGTCAGCATCGAGCATTCGAAGCAGCAAAGGCCAACTGCGATCGCGATATAGAATCAACAAAGAAAGAACTAGAATCACAAATGGAGGTTTTGGCTCAGAAAGAAAAGGAGGTTGCTGAAACCAGAGCCCACCTGAGGGAGCTTGAGCTTAAATCTTCTGCTCTGAGTGAGACTGTTAGTAACATGAAGTCCAAGGTTGATAATCTTCAAACCAAGCCATTGTTGGACAAAGTGTTGTGA
- the LOC117637565 gene encoding uncharacterized protein LOC117637565 isoform X1, with product MSLIGRVHPDCVNVSNPYHECTENCLRKIQEGKGRKTKKKSDNGSTFKDGEFKKKAADDRRASNPYHDPEYYLQQTGGAKPRGDIKEPGSILDVPILGRKKERSRPKPPQELYNVPGQGLVYHSDAPSSKEKVNLENVLIAGSILDGPIFSRRKQGSQPKTSEELEDVPVEVLIADSVLDDPIFGRRKHESKPKHPKEIENVPDEGVLYPSDLPSSPSKDKVKLQNGEHKSYSPPISEVKDPSFNKEQVQSSLLVPPSGIITVPEYPKDPPENGATDVTSELPGHGEDNENLHHSVPNLTVNNAGEGAAGSASDSRSFSFSGTLQPFEESDEEETRSVNSDSSVSVGKYRVKGSFSSILQSIVDKYGDIAASCQLESIVIRSYYLECVCYVVQELKKTSIKQLTKPKVKEMLSMLKDVESSGMDVGWLRLIINKCAEATELVSQHRAFEAAKANCDRDIESTKKELESQMEVLAQKEKEVAETRAHLRELELKSSALSETVSNMKSKVDNLQTKPLLDKVL from the exons ATGTCTTTGATAGGAAGAGTACACCCTGACTGCGTAAATGTATCCAATCCATACCATGAATGCACTGAAAATTGCTTGAGAAAGATTCAGGAAGGGAAAGGCCGGAAGACTAAAAAGAAATCAG atAATGGAAGCACTTTTAAAGATGGTGAGTTCAAAAAAAAGGCGGCGGACGATAGAAGAGCATCTAATCCTTACCATGACCCTGAATATTACCTGCAACAAACCGGTGGTGCCAAACCTCGTGGGGATATAAAAGAACCAG GTTCCATACTCGATGTTCCTATATTGGGCAGAAAAAAGGAGAGATCCCGACCAAAGCCCCCTCAAGAGCTTTACAATGTCCCTGGGCAAGGACTAGTTTATCATTCAGATGCTCCGTCATCTAAGGAAAAGGTGAATTTAGAGAATG TTTTGATTGCAGGCTCCATCCTTGATGGTCCTATTTTTAGCAGAAGAAAGCAGGGATCCCAACCAAAGACTTCGGAAGAGCTTGAAGATGTCCCAGTTGAAG TTTTAATTGCAGACTCCGTGCTTGATGATCCTATATTCGGCAGACGAAAGCATGAATCCAAACCAAAGCACCCTAAAGAGATTGAAAATGTACCAGATGAAGGTGTACTTTATCCTTCTGATTTACCCTCGTCTCCATCTAAGGATAAGGTGAAATTACAGAATGGTGAGCATAAATCTTATTCTCCACCGATTTCTGAAGTAAAAGATCCTTCTTTCAACAAGGAACAAGTGCAGTCCTCTCTGTTAGTGCCTCCATCTGGAATTATCACAGTG CCTGAATATCCCAAAGATCCTCCAGAGAATGGTGCTACTGATGTCACTAGTGAATTACCTGGTCATGGGGAAGACAATGAAAATCTTCATCATTCTGTTCCAAATCTTACTGTCAACAATGCTGGAGAGGGCGCTGCTGGTTCAGCTTCAGATTCTAGAAGCTTTAGTTTCTCAGGTACTCTCCAACCTTTTGAAGAGAGTGATGAAGAAGAGACACGATCTGTTAACTCTGATTCCAGTGTGTCTGTGGGAAAATACCGCGTGAAAGGAAGTTTCTCTTCAATTCTCCAGTCGATTGTTGACAAATACGGTGATATAGCAGCAAGCTGTCAATTGGAATCAATTGTCATCCGCTCTTACTATCTCGAGTGCGTATGTTATGTGGTTCAAGAGTTGAAGAAAACTTCAATCAAGCAGCTGACAAAGCCTAAAGTCAAAGAAATGTTATCTATGCTTAAGGATGTAGAATCCTCAGGAATGGATGTTGGTTGGCTTCGTCTTATCATCAACAAATGTGCAGAAGCCACTGAACTTGTCAGTCAGCATCGAGCATTCGAAGCAGCAAAGGCCAACTGCGATCGCGATATAGAATCAACAAAGAAAGAACTAGAATCACAAATGGAGGTTTTGGCTCAGAAAGAAAAGGAGGTTGCTGAAACCAGAGCCCACCTGAGGGAGCTTGAGCTTAAATCTTCTGCTCTGAGTGAGACTGTTAGTAACATGAAGTCCAAGGTTGATAATCTTCAAACCAAGCCATTGTTGGACAAAGTGTTGTGA
- the LOC117637565 gene encoding uncharacterized protein LOC117637565 isoform X6, giving the protein MSLIGRVHPDCVNVSNPYHECTENCLRKIQEGKGRKTKKKSGSILDVPILGRKKERSRPKPPQELYNVPGQGLVYHSDAPSSKEKVNLENGSILDGPIFSRRKQGSQPKTSEELEDVPVEVLIADSVLDDPIFGRRKHESKPKHPKEIENVPDEGVLYPSDLPSSPSKDKVKLQNGEHKSYSPPISEVKDPSFNKEQVQSSLLVPPSGIITVPEYPKDPPENGATDVTSELPGHGEDNENLHHSVPNLTVNNAGEGAAGSASDSRSFSFSGTLQPFEESDEEETRSVNSDSSVSVGKYRVKGSFSSILQSIVDKYGDIAASCQLESIVIRSYYLECVCYVVQELKKTSIKQLTKPKVKEMLSMLKDVESSGMDVGWLRLIINKCAEATELVSQHRAFEAAKANCDRDIESTKKELESQMEVLAQKEKEVAETRAHLRELELKSSALSETVSNMKSKVDNLQTKPLLDKVL; this is encoded by the exons ATGTCTTTGATAGGAAGAGTACACCCTGACTGCGTAAATGTATCCAATCCATACCATGAATGCACTGAAAATTGCTTGAGAAAGATTCAGGAAGGGAAAGGCCGGAAGACTAAAAAGAAATCAG GTTCCATACTCGATGTTCCTATATTGGGCAGAAAAAAGGAGAGATCCCGACCAAAGCCCCCTCAAGAGCTTTACAATGTCCCTGGGCAAGGACTAGTTTATCATTCAGATGCTCCGTCATCTAAGGAAAAGGTGAATTTAGAGAATG GCTCCATCCTTGATGGTCCTATTTTTAGCAGAAGAAAGCAGGGATCCCAACCAAAGACTTCGGAAGAGCTTGAAGATGTCCCAGTTGAAG TTTTAATTGCAGACTCCGTGCTTGATGATCCTATATTCGGCAGACGAAAGCATGAATCCAAACCAAAGCACCCTAAAGAGATTGAAAATGTACCAGATGAAGGTGTACTTTATCCTTCTGATTTACCCTCGTCTCCATCTAAGGATAAGGTGAAATTACAGAATGGTGAGCATAAATCTTATTCTCCACCGATTTCTGAAGTAAAAGATCCTTCTTTCAACAAGGAACAAGTGCAGTCCTCTCTGTTAGTGCCTCCATCTGGAATTATCACAGTG CCTGAATATCCCAAAGATCCTCCAGAGAATGGTGCTACTGATGTCACTAGTGAATTACCTGGTCATGGGGAAGACAATGAAAATCTTCATCATTCTGTTCCAAATCTTACTGTCAACAATGCTGGAGAGGGCGCTGCTGGTTCAGCTTCAGATTCTAGAAGCTTTAGTTTCTCAGGTACTCTCCAACCTTTTGAAGAGAGTGATGAAGAAGAGACACGATCTGTTAACTCTGATTCCAGTGTGTCTGTGGGAAAATACCGCGTGAAAGGAAGTTTCTCTTCAATTCTCCAGTCGATTGTTGACAAATACGGTGATATAGCAGCAAGCTGTCAATTGGAATCAATTGTCATCCGCTCTTACTATCTCGAGTGCGTATGTTATGTGGTTCAAGAGTTGAAGAAAACTTCAATCAAGCAGCTGACAAAGCCTAAAGTCAAAGAAATGTTATCTATGCTTAAGGATGTAGAATCCTCAGGAATGGATGTTGGTTGGCTTCGTCTTATCATCAACAAATGTGCAGAAGCCACTGAACTTGTCAGTCAGCATCGAGCATTCGAAGCAGCAAAGGCCAACTGCGATCGCGATATAGAATCAACAAAGAAAGAACTAGAATCACAAATGGAGGTTTTGGCTCAGAAAGAAAAGGAGGTTGCTGAAACCAGAGCCCACCTGAGGGAGCTTGAGCTTAAATCTTCTGCTCTGAGTGAGACTGTTAGTAACATGAAGTCCAAGGTTGATAATCTTCAAACCAAGCCATTGTTGGACAAAGTGTTGTGA
- the LOC117637565 gene encoding uncharacterized protein LOC117637565 isoform X3, whose amino-acid sequence MSLIGRVHPDCVNVSNPYHECTENCLRKIQEGKGRKTKKKSDNGSTFKDGEFKKKAADDRRASNPYHDPEYYLQQTGGAKPRGDIKEPGSILDVPILGRKKERSRPKPPQELYNVPGQGLVYHSDAPSSKEKVNLENGSILDGPIFSRRKQGSQPKTSEELEDVPVEVLIADSVLDDPIFGRRKHESKPKHPKEIENVPDEGVLYPSDLPSSPSKDKVKLQNGEHKSYSPPISEVKDPSFNKEQVQSSLLVPPSGIITVPEYPKDPPENGATDVTSELPGHGEDNENLHHSVPNLTVNNAGEGAAGSASDSRSFSFSGTLQPFEESDEEETRSVNSDSSVSVGKYRVKGSFSSILQSIVDKYGDIAASCQLESIVIRSYYLECVCYVVQELKKTSIKQLTKPKVKEMLSMLKDVESSGMDVGWLRLIINKCAEATELVSQHRAFEAAKANCDRDIESTKKELESQMEVLAQKEKEVAETRAHLRELELKSSALSETVSNMKSKVDNLQTKPLLDKVL is encoded by the exons ATGTCTTTGATAGGAAGAGTACACCCTGACTGCGTAAATGTATCCAATCCATACCATGAATGCACTGAAAATTGCTTGAGAAAGATTCAGGAAGGGAAAGGCCGGAAGACTAAAAAGAAATCAG atAATGGAAGCACTTTTAAAGATGGTGAGTTCAAAAAAAAGGCGGCGGACGATAGAAGAGCATCTAATCCTTACCATGACCCTGAATATTACCTGCAACAAACCGGTGGTGCCAAACCTCGTGGGGATATAAAAGAACCAG GTTCCATACTCGATGTTCCTATATTGGGCAGAAAAAAGGAGAGATCCCGACCAAAGCCCCCTCAAGAGCTTTACAATGTCCCTGGGCAAGGACTAGTTTATCATTCAGATGCTCCGTCATCTAAGGAAAAGGTGAATTTAGAGAATG GCTCCATCCTTGATGGTCCTATTTTTAGCAGAAGAAAGCAGGGATCCCAACCAAAGACTTCGGAAGAGCTTGAAGATGTCCCAGTTGAAG TTTTAATTGCAGACTCCGTGCTTGATGATCCTATATTCGGCAGACGAAAGCATGAATCCAAACCAAAGCACCCTAAAGAGATTGAAAATGTACCAGATGAAGGTGTACTTTATCCTTCTGATTTACCCTCGTCTCCATCTAAGGATAAGGTGAAATTACAGAATGGTGAGCATAAATCTTATTCTCCACCGATTTCTGAAGTAAAAGATCCTTCTTTCAACAAGGAACAAGTGCAGTCCTCTCTGTTAGTGCCTCCATCTGGAATTATCACAGTG CCTGAATATCCCAAAGATCCTCCAGAGAATGGTGCTACTGATGTCACTAGTGAATTACCTGGTCATGGGGAAGACAATGAAAATCTTCATCATTCTGTTCCAAATCTTACTGTCAACAATGCTGGAGAGGGCGCTGCTGGTTCAGCTTCAGATTCTAGAAGCTTTAGTTTCTCAGGTACTCTCCAACCTTTTGAAGAGAGTGATGAAGAAGAGACACGATCTGTTAACTCTGATTCCAGTGTGTCTGTGGGAAAATACCGCGTGAAAGGAAGTTTCTCTTCAATTCTCCAGTCGATTGTTGACAAATACGGTGATATAGCAGCAAGCTGTCAATTGGAATCAATTGTCATCCGCTCTTACTATCTCGAGTGCGTATGTTATGTGGTTCAAGAGTTGAAGAAAACTTCAATCAAGCAGCTGACAAAGCCTAAAGTCAAAGAAATGTTATCTATGCTTAAGGATGTAGAATCCTCAGGAATGGATGTTGGTTGGCTTCGTCTTATCATCAACAAATGTGCAGAAGCCACTGAACTTGTCAGTCAGCATCGAGCATTCGAAGCAGCAAAGGCCAACTGCGATCGCGATATAGAATCAACAAAGAAAGAACTAGAATCACAAATGGAGGTTTTGGCTCAGAAAGAAAAGGAGGTTGCTGAAACCAGAGCCCACCTGAGGGAGCTTGAGCTTAAATCTTCTGCTCTGAGTGAGACTGTTAGTAACATGAAGTCCAAGGTTGATAATCTTCAAACCAAGCCATTGTTGGACAAAGTGTTGTGA
- the LOC117637565 gene encoding uncharacterized protein LOC117637565 isoform X2, translated as MSLIGRVHPDCVNVSNPYHECTENCLRKIQEGKGRKTKKKSDNGSTFKDGEFKKKAADDRRASNPYHDPEYYLQQTGGAKPRGDIKEPGSILDVPILGRKKERSRPKPPQELYNVPGQGLVYHSDAPSSKEKVNLENVLIAGSILDGPIFSRRKQGSQPKTSEELEDVPVEDSVLDDPIFGRRKHESKPKHPKEIENVPDEGVLYPSDLPSSPSKDKVKLQNGEHKSYSPPISEVKDPSFNKEQVQSSLLVPPSGIITVPEYPKDPPENGATDVTSELPGHGEDNENLHHSVPNLTVNNAGEGAAGSASDSRSFSFSGTLQPFEESDEEETRSVNSDSSVSVGKYRVKGSFSSILQSIVDKYGDIAASCQLESIVIRSYYLECVCYVVQELKKTSIKQLTKPKVKEMLSMLKDVESSGMDVGWLRLIINKCAEATELVSQHRAFEAAKANCDRDIESTKKELESQMEVLAQKEKEVAETRAHLRELELKSSALSETVSNMKSKVDNLQTKPLLDKVL; from the exons ATGTCTTTGATAGGAAGAGTACACCCTGACTGCGTAAATGTATCCAATCCATACCATGAATGCACTGAAAATTGCTTGAGAAAGATTCAGGAAGGGAAAGGCCGGAAGACTAAAAAGAAATCAG atAATGGAAGCACTTTTAAAGATGGTGAGTTCAAAAAAAAGGCGGCGGACGATAGAAGAGCATCTAATCCTTACCATGACCCTGAATATTACCTGCAACAAACCGGTGGTGCCAAACCTCGTGGGGATATAAAAGAACCAG GTTCCATACTCGATGTTCCTATATTGGGCAGAAAAAAGGAGAGATCCCGACCAAAGCCCCCTCAAGAGCTTTACAATGTCCCTGGGCAAGGACTAGTTTATCATTCAGATGCTCCGTCATCTAAGGAAAAGGTGAATTTAGAGAATG TTTTGATTGCAGGCTCCATCCTTGATGGTCCTATTTTTAGCAGAAGAAAGCAGGGATCCCAACCAAAGACTTCGGAAGAGCTTGAAGATGTCCCAGTTGAAG ACTCCGTGCTTGATGATCCTATATTCGGCAGACGAAAGCATGAATCCAAACCAAAGCACCCTAAAGAGATTGAAAATGTACCAGATGAAGGTGTACTTTATCCTTCTGATTTACCCTCGTCTCCATCTAAGGATAAGGTGAAATTACAGAATGGTGAGCATAAATCTTATTCTCCACCGATTTCTGAAGTAAAAGATCCTTCTTTCAACAAGGAACAAGTGCAGTCCTCTCTGTTAGTGCCTCCATCTGGAATTATCACAGTG CCTGAATATCCCAAAGATCCTCCAGAGAATGGTGCTACTGATGTCACTAGTGAATTACCTGGTCATGGGGAAGACAATGAAAATCTTCATCATTCTGTTCCAAATCTTACTGTCAACAATGCTGGAGAGGGCGCTGCTGGTTCAGCTTCAGATTCTAGAAGCTTTAGTTTCTCAGGTACTCTCCAACCTTTTGAAGAGAGTGATGAAGAAGAGACACGATCTGTTAACTCTGATTCCAGTGTGTCTGTGGGAAAATACCGCGTGAAAGGAAGTTTCTCTTCAATTCTCCAGTCGATTGTTGACAAATACGGTGATATAGCAGCAAGCTGTCAATTGGAATCAATTGTCATCCGCTCTTACTATCTCGAGTGCGTATGTTATGTGGTTCAAGAGTTGAAGAAAACTTCAATCAAGCAGCTGACAAAGCCTAAAGTCAAAGAAATGTTATCTATGCTTAAGGATGTAGAATCCTCAGGAATGGATGTTGGTTGGCTTCGTCTTATCATCAACAAATGTGCAGAAGCCACTGAACTTGTCAGTCAGCATCGAGCATTCGAAGCAGCAAAGGCCAACTGCGATCGCGATATAGAATCAACAAAGAAAGAACTAGAATCACAAATGGAGGTTTTGGCTCAGAAAGAAAAGGAGGTTGCTGAAACCAGAGCCCACCTGAGGGAGCTTGAGCTTAAATCTTCTGCTCTGAGTGAGACTGTTAGTAACATGAAGTCCAAGGTTGATAATCTTCAAACCAAGCCATTGTTGGACAAAGTGTTGTGA
- the LOC117637565 gene encoding uncharacterized protein LOC117637565 isoform X4: MSLIGRVHPDCVNVSNPYHECTENCLRKIQEGKGRKTKKKSDNGSTFKDGEFKKKAADDRRASNPYHDPEYYLQQTGGAKPRGDIKEPGSILDVPILGRKKERSRPKPPQELYNVPGQGLVYHSDAPSSKEKVNLENGSILDGPIFSRRKQGSQPKTSEELEDVPVEDSVLDDPIFGRRKHESKPKHPKEIENVPDEGVLYPSDLPSSPSKDKVKLQNGEHKSYSPPISEVKDPSFNKEQVQSSLLVPPSGIITVPEYPKDPPENGATDVTSELPGHGEDNENLHHSVPNLTVNNAGEGAAGSASDSRSFSFSGTLQPFEESDEEETRSVNSDSSVSVGKYRVKGSFSSILQSIVDKYGDIAASCQLESIVIRSYYLECVCYVVQELKKTSIKQLTKPKVKEMLSMLKDVESSGMDVGWLRLIINKCAEATELVSQHRAFEAAKANCDRDIESTKKELESQMEVLAQKEKEVAETRAHLRELELKSSALSETVSNMKSKVDNLQTKPLLDKVL; the protein is encoded by the exons ATGTCTTTGATAGGAAGAGTACACCCTGACTGCGTAAATGTATCCAATCCATACCATGAATGCACTGAAAATTGCTTGAGAAAGATTCAGGAAGGGAAAGGCCGGAAGACTAAAAAGAAATCAG atAATGGAAGCACTTTTAAAGATGGTGAGTTCAAAAAAAAGGCGGCGGACGATAGAAGAGCATCTAATCCTTACCATGACCCTGAATATTACCTGCAACAAACCGGTGGTGCCAAACCTCGTGGGGATATAAAAGAACCAG GTTCCATACTCGATGTTCCTATATTGGGCAGAAAAAAGGAGAGATCCCGACCAAAGCCCCCTCAAGAGCTTTACAATGTCCCTGGGCAAGGACTAGTTTATCATTCAGATGCTCCGTCATCTAAGGAAAAGGTGAATTTAGAGAATG GCTCCATCCTTGATGGTCCTATTTTTAGCAGAAGAAAGCAGGGATCCCAACCAAAGACTTCGGAAGAGCTTGAAGATGTCCCAGTTGAAG ACTCCGTGCTTGATGATCCTATATTCGGCAGACGAAAGCATGAATCCAAACCAAAGCACCCTAAAGAGATTGAAAATGTACCAGATGAAGGTGTACTTTATCCTTCTGATTTACCCTCGTCTCCATCTAAGGATAAGGTGAAATTACAGAATGGTGAGCATAAATCTTATTCTCCACCGATTTCTGAAGTAAAAGATCCTTCTTTCAACAAGGAACAAGTGCAGTCCTCTCTGTTAGTGCCTCCATCTGGAATTATCACAGTG CCTGAATATCCCAAAGATCCTCCAGAGAATGGTGCTACTGATGTCACTAGTGAATTACCTGGTCATGGGGAAGACAATGAAAATCTTCATCATTCTGTTCCAAATCTTACTGTCAACAATGCTGGAGAGGGCGCTGCTGGTTCAGCTTCAGATTCTAGAAGCTTTAGTTTCTCAGGTACTCTCCAACCTTTTGAAGAGAGTGATGAAGAAGAGACACGATCTGTTAACTCTGATTCCAGTGTGTCTGTGGGAAAATACCGCGTGAAAGGAAGTTTCTCTTCAATTCTCCAGTCGATTGTTGACAAATACGGTGATATAGCAGCAAGCTGTCAATTGGAATCAATTGTCATCCGCTCTTACTATCTCGAGTGCGTATGTTATGTGGTTCAAGAGTTGAAGAAAACTTCAATCAAGCAGCTGACAAAGCCTAAAGTCAAAGAAATGTTATCTATGCTTAAGGATGTAGAATCCTCAGGAATGGATGTTGGTTGGCTTCGTCTTATCATCAACAAATGTGCAGAAGCCACTGAACTTGTCAGTCAGCATCGAGCATTCGAAGCAGCAAAGGCCAACTGCGATCGCGATATAGAATCAACAAAGAAAGAACTAGAATCACAAATGGAGGTTTTGGCTCAGAAAGAAAAGGAGGTTGCTGAAACCAGAGCCCACCTGAGGGAGCTTGAGCTTAAATCTTCTGCTCTGAGTGAGACTGTTAGTAACATGAAGTCCAAGGTTGATAATCTTCAAACCAAGCCATTGTTGGACAAAGTGTTGTGA